TGATCAGACTAGCCAAGATGCATCCAGTGGTAGgcagtttcaagaaaaatgggTGGTCCTGATGATTTGGGGGCGAAACAACAACCAGACACTTTGACTATTGGCGCCCCGGAAAAACAAGATAGAGAGAATATCGGGGGTTGCTAGCTCGCATAAAGCCATGCTAAAAAGAATTAAGGAAATGCATTGATATTGCCTCAAGTGTTCATATATACTTCCAAAGGACAGATTAAGCAAGTAATTGCTGCCACCCATTCAAAGGTAAAGAGAAGAAGAAATCTAGATGCGTTTCTGAGCTGAAagtcttatatttgtttacagaggAGTACAAACATACTTACTTCATTACAAGGGACTAGCCGCTGATAGTCGCTCAAGGTCGCGGGTGAAGAGGTGCCCAAGTCAAACCACCAGCTCAAGGCTTCATCTTCATGGTAAAGACGGTGGTTGTCCAAGGGAAGGTCTGGAGGGTACTGGGAGTCGAATGCAGCATCGTCAATAGGCACTCCTTTGAGCAACTACGTACACACAAGGACAGATGAGTCAGGTAGATACATTAGATTGACAGGCATGCAGGAGGAGCATTGGATTGAAAATGAGGGAGACACTAACCATGCAAGCTTTGAGGCGGTATCGTGCATACTTGTGACAGAGCCTGTTCGCCTCCTCTTCATCCAATCTATCCTCGGTGTCAACTTCATGTACTATGTGAGACCTGAGCCGTGCATCGTCTGCCTCGAATTCCTCCTCGGGGATATCATCCATCAGTGAGGAGGACGAATCAACTTCTCCTGAATCTCCATCTCGTCCATGGACATCCTCTGGTCGGCTCAAGAACTTGTGGACTTGGTACTCTACCAGAGCAGCCCGCAGCTCGTCATCATAGAAATAAGGACGAACGAGGGCTTCGAAAGTTTCAGCAGAAGGGAGATCTGGGCCTTCGTCGTCGGCGTAGGCTGGTAGAGGCAGTACGGCGAGGCGCGAGGCGAGCATCTCATGGTACCTCGACTCGTACTTGCGAGACGGATCCAGACAACCATGCGCCATCTTCACCACGGCGCCGGCGGGAGGATCCTTCGCGAGGAGACCCCCTACGGCGGGGGCGCTTCTTTTGCGGCATCGGCAGCAGATCGGCGGTCACACGGGATGGGATCGTGGTGACGGCGAGGGCCCCATTGAAAGCAGGCGTTTGATTCCGAGATTTCTTTTGGTTTTTTTATTAAGAAGGCAATCCCTTTTGGTTATGGTTTTGGTTTTGGTTTTGGTTATCTAGATGTTTTTTAAGGATGTCATATATAAGCTTCTACAAATATATAATATAATgcagcaacaagaaacaaaaaaaaaacaaggacaaaaa
The Triticum urartu cultivar G1812 unplaced genomic scaffold, Tu2.1 TuUngrouped_contig_5882, whole genome shotgun sequence DNA segment above includes these coding regions:
- the LOC125529829 gene encoding uncharacterized protein LOC125529829, with product MAHGCLDPSRKYESRYHEMLASRLAVLPLPAYADDEGPDLPSAETFEALVRPYFYDDELRAALVEYQVHKFLSRPEDVHGRDGDSGEVDSSSSLMDDIPEEEFEADDARLRSHIVHEVDTEDRLDEEEANRLCHKYARYRLKACMLLKGVPIDDAAFDSQYPPDLPLDNHRLYHEDEALSWWFDLGTSSPATLSDYQRLVPCNEVSMFVLLCKQI